The following are encoded together in the Erythrolamprus reginae isolate rEryReg1 unplaced genomic scaffold, rEryReg1.hap1 H_2, whole genome shotgun sequence genome:
- the LOC139155459 gene encoding nuclear receptor subfamily 1 group D member 1-like isoform X1 yields MRSECRPVSRILEPALGGVISYIGSNGSSPSRTSPISLCGSDSMNGSCQLVSHPTFPNYFPPSPTGSLVQDSGRLYGGSAALDDDASPSSSSSSSSSYSSGGSPVGLQVTLDDGRRVSPIKSTSSSITKLNGMVLLCKVCGDVASGFHYGVHACEGCKGFFRRSIQQNIQYKKCLKNETCTIVRINRNRCQQCRFKKCLRVGMSRDAVRFGRIPKREKQRMLAEMQSAMNNMANNQLSAQCLPENLPTGHPQSSTLLLGHQSQLAPSSPPSRAASPPQISPCYSQFSQQLTPPRSPSPEDVMEDVIAQVAKAHKEIFVYAHDKLATGSQPPTGSNSSPSWDNNWLINGHHNNGVHLQKDNWNTGSASRPACHQNINGHRFCPSGEADLSLRQGETSILACPVNCHPHGYSGRTFQEIWEDFSLSFVSAVREVVEFAKHIPGFQELSQHDQVSLLKAGTFEVLIVRFASLFNVKEQTVTFMSRTKYNLEELWGMGMDDLLTSMFEFSEKLSALQLSEEELGLFTAVVLISADRSGIENPASVEQLQETLIRALRALIFKNHPQETSRFTKLLLKLPDLRTLNMHSEKLLSFRIDAQ; encoded by the exons ATGAGGTCCGAATGCCGGCCTGTTTCCCGCATCTTGGAACCTGCCCTAG GTGGCGTGATCAGTTACATTGGTTCAAATGGATCATCCCCAAGCCGCACCAGTCCCATCTCTCTGTGCGGCAGTGACAGTATGAATGGCAGCTGCCAACTGGTTTCCCACCCAACTTTTCCTAACTACTTCCCACCTTCGCCCACTGGATCTCTGGTGCAGGATTCTGGACGCCTCTATGGGGGTTCAGCTGCACTTGATGATGATGCCTCCCCATCCTCGTCgtcgtcttcctcctcttcctacaGCTCTGGAGGGTCTCCAGTGGGACTCCAAGTGACCTTAGATGATGGGAGGCGTGTCTCCCCTATCAAAAGCACCAGCAGCAGCATCACGA aACTCAACGGGATGGTCCTTCTATGTAAAGTTTGTGGCGATGTTGCTTCCGGCTTCCATTATGGTGTCCATGCCTGCGAAGGCTGCAAG GGTTTCTTTCGGCGCAGCATCCAGCAGAACATCCAGTACAAAAAATGCCTGAAAAATGAGACCTGCACCATCGTCCGCATCAATCGGAATCGTTGCCAGCAGTGTCGCTTCAAGAAGTGTCTGAGGGTTGGCATGTCTCGTGATG CTGTACGATTTGGACGCATCCCCAAGCGTGAGAAGCAGAGGATGTTGGCTGAGATGCAGAGCGCAATGAACAACATGGCTAATAACCAACTGAGTGCGCAGTGCCTCCCTGAGAATCTGCCCACAGGACACCCACAGTCCAGTACCCTCTTGCTGGGCCACCAGTCTCAACTGGCACCTTCTTCCCCACCATCCCGTGCAGCCTCCCCACCCCAAATTTCTCCTTGCTATTCCCAGTTTTCTCAGCAGCTGACACCTCCCCGATCCCCAAGCCCTGAAGATGTCATGGAGGATGTCATTGCACAAGTGGCTAAAGCCCACAAAGAAATTTTTGTTTATGCCCATGACAAACTGGCCACAGGGTCCCAACCACCCACAGGGAGTAACAGTTCTCCTAGTTGGGACAACAACTGGTTGATCAATGGCCACCACAACAATGGGGTGCATCTTCAGAAGGACAATTGGAACACTGGCTCTGCCTCTAGACCTGCTTGCCATCAGAATATCAATGGTCATAGATTTTGTCCCTCTGGGGAAGCAGATCTTTCCCTTAGGCAAGGCGAAACAAGCATCTTG GCTTGCCCAGTGAATTGTCATCCTCATGGTTATAGTGGCCGCACATTTCAGGAGATTTGGGAGGATTTCTCACTGAGCTTTGTGTCAGCTGTACGAGAAGTTGTGGAATTTGCTAAACACATTCCGGGATTTCAGGAGCTGTCACAACATGACCAAGTCTCACTACTCAAAGCTGGCACATTTGAG GTGTTGATAGTTCGGTTTGCCTCCCTTTTCAATGTCAAGGAGCAGACTGTAACATTCATGAGCCGCACAAAGTACAACCTTGAGGAGTTGTGGGGGATGGGCATGGATGACTTGTTAACATCCATGTTTGAGTTCAGTGAAAAGCTTAGTGCCTTGCAACTCTCTGAAGAAGAACTGGGCCTCTTCACAGCAGTGGTGCTGATCTCTGCAG ATCGCTCAGGCATTGAGAACCCAGCATCGGTGGAGCAGCTGCAAGAAACACTGATCCGGGCGCTGCGAGCCCTCatcttcaagaatcacccccagGAGACATCCCGCTTTACCAAACTGCTCTTGAAGCTGCCTGATCTGCGCACCCTCAACATGCACTCCGAAAAGCTTCTCTCCTTCCGCATTGATGCTCAGTAG
- the LOC139155459 gene encoding nuclear receptor subfamily 1 group D member 1-like isoform X2, giving the protein MNDNHQLNRMATLDDNNNAPGGVISYIGSNGSSPSRTSPISLCGSDSMNGSCQLVSHPTFPNYFPPSPTGSLVQDSGRLYGGSAALDDDASPSSSSSSSSSYSSGGSPVGLQVTLDDGRRVSPIKSTSSSITKLNGMVLLCKVCGDVASGFHYGVHACEGCKGFFRRSIQQNIQYKKCLKNETCTIVRINRNRCQQCRFKKCLRVGMSRDAVRFGRIPKREKQRMLAEMQSAMNNMANNQLSAQCLPENLPTGHPQSSTLLLGHQSQLAPSSPPSRAASPPQISPCYSQFSQQLTPPRSPSPEDVMEDVIAQVAKAHKEIFVYAHDKLATGSQPPTGSNSSPSWDNNWLINGHHNNGVHLQKDNWNTGSASRPACHQNINGHRFCPSGEADLSLRQGETSILACPVNCHPHGYSGRTFQEIWEDFSLSFVSAVREVVEFAKHIPGFQELSQHDQVSLLKAGTFEVLIVRFASLFNVKEQTVTFMSRTKYNLEELWGMGMDDLLTSMFEFSEKLSALQLSEEELGLFTAVVLISADRSGIENPASVEQLQETLIRALRALIFKNHPQETSRFTKLLLKLPDLRTLNMHSEKLLSFRIDAQ; this is encoded by the exons ATGAATGACAACCATCAGCTGAACAGGATGGCAACTTTGGACGACAACAACAATGCCCCAG GTGGCGTGATCAGTTACATTGGTTCAAATGGATCATCCCCAAGCCGCACCAGTCCCATCTCTCTGTGCGGCAGTGACAGTATGAATGGCAGCTGCCAACTGGTTTCCCACCCAACTTTTCCTAACTACTTCCCACCTTCGCCCACTGGATCTCTGGTGCAGGATTCTGGACGCCTCTATGGGGGTTCAGCTGCACTTGATGATGATGCCTCCCCATCCTCGTCgtcgtcttcctcctcttcctacaGCTCTGGAGGGTCTCCAGTGGGACTCCAAGTGACCTTAGATGATGGGAGGCGTGTCTCCCCTATCAAAAGCACCAGCAGCAGCATCACGA aACTCAACGGGATGGTCCTTCTATGTAAAGTTTGTGGCGATGTTGCTTCCGGCTTCCATTATGGTGTCCATGCCTGCGAAGGCTGCAAG GGTTTCTTTCGGCGCAGCATCCAGCAGAACATCCAGTACAAAAAATGCCTGAAAAATGAGACCTGCACCATCGTCCGCATCAATCGGAATCGTTGCCAGCAGTGTCGCTTCAAGAAGTGTCTGAGGGTTGGCATGTCTCGTGATG CTGTACGATTTGGACGCATCCCCAAGCGTGAGAAGCAGAGGATGTTGGCTGAGATGCAGAGCGCAATGAACAACATGGCTAATAACCAACTGAGTGCGCAGTGCCTCCCTGAGAATCTGCCCACAGGACACCCACAGTCCAGTACCCTCTTGCTGGGCCACCAGTCTCAACTGGCACCTTCTTCCCCACCATCCCGTGCAGCCTCCCCACCCCAAATTTCTCCTTGCTATTCCCAGTTTTCTCAGCAGCTGACACCTCCCCGATCCCCAAGCCCTGAAGATGTCATGGAGGATGTCATTGCACAAGTGGCTAAAGCCCACAAAGAAATTTTTGTTTATGCCCATGACAAACTGGCCACAGGGTCCCAACCACCCACAGGGAGTAACAGTTCTCCTAGTTGGGACAACAACTGGTTGATCAATGGCCACCACAACAATGGGGTGCATCTTCAGAAGGACAATTGGAACACTGGCTCTGCCTCTAGACCTGCTTGCCATCAGAATATCAATGGTCATAGATTTTGTCCCTCTGGGGAAGCAGATCTTTCCCTTAGGCAAGGCGAAACAAGCATCTTG GCTTGCCCAGTGAATTGTCATCCTCATGGTTATAGTGGCCGCACATTTCAGGAGATTTGGGAGGATTTCTCACTGAGCTTTGTGTCAGCTGTACGAGAAGTTGTGGAATTTGCTAAACACATTCCGGGATTTCAGGAGCTGTCACAACATGACCAAGTCTCACTACTCAAAGCTGGCACATTTGAG GTGTTGATAGTTCGGTTTGCCTCCCTTTTCAATGTCAAGGAGCAGACTGTAACATTCATGAGCCGCACAAAGTACAACCTTGAGGAGTTGTGGGGGATGGGCATGGATGACTTGTTAACATCCATGTTTGAGTTCAGTGAAAAGCTTAGTGCCTTGCAACTCTCTGAAGAAGAACTGGGCCTCTTCACAGCAGTGGTGCTGATCTCTGCAG ATCGCTCAGGCATTGAGAACCCAGCATCGGTGGAGCAGCTGCAAGAAACACTGATCCGGGCGCTGCGAGCCCTCatcttcaagaatcacccccagGAGACATCCCGCTTTACCAAACTGCTCTTGAAGCTGCCTGATCTGCGCACCCTCAACATGCACTCCGAAAAGCTTCTCTCCTTCCGCATTGATGCTCAGTAG